One genomic window of Roseateles sp. DAIF2 includes the following:
- a CDS encoding GFA family protein, producing the protein MRITGQCHCGAIAFSAEDIDPTRVLVCHCADCQVLSGAPLRAVLAVPAAQVRLSGRLAPKEYVKVAASGRRRSQAFCPECGTQLYGSEPEGEAKQTLNFRLGCINERAQLRPTVQLWGSSAMPWLAELADIPLHAEGLSSPLLER; encoded by the coding sequence ATGCGCATCACCGGCCAATGCCATTGCGGCGCGATCGCCTTCAGCGCCGAGGATATCGATCCGACGCGGGTGCTGGTCTGCCATTGCGCGGACTGCCAGGTCCTGTCCGGCGCACCCCTGCGGGCCGTGCTGGCGGTGCCCGCGGCGCAGGTCCGCCTGAGCGGGCGCCTCGCGCCGAAGGAGTACGTGAAAGTCGCCGCCAGCGGCCGGCGGCGCAGCCAGGCCTTCTGCCCCGAATGCGGCACCCAGCTCTACGGCAGCGAGCCCGAGGGCGAGGCCAAGCAGACGCTCAACTTCCGGCTCGGCTGCATCAACGAGCGCGCGCAGCTGCGCCCCACGGTGCAGCTGTGGGGCAGCTCGGCGATGCCCTGGCTCGCCGAGCTGGCAGACATACCATTGCACGCGGAGGGGCTGAGCAGCCCCCTGCTGGAACGCTGA